A genomic segment from Tessaracoccus defluvii encodes:
- a CDS encoding LacI family DNA-binding transcriptional regulator, whose product MARGHRRIGFIGAGAEQDGDHPWALRLTGYTRALEAADVAVDPTLAVPSVIGAEPYSMRNGYESTREWLAARPADAEPVTAFVGVCDAVAVGAARAFREAGLVIPDDVSLVGFDGLDLAEFHNPQLTTIAQPIAEIAQSSARILVATIDDPDRAVEQVWIRGRLIEGASVASLPTTDMAGSAQVVHRGAR is encoded by the coding sequence CTGGCGCGCGGACATCGCCGCATCGGCTTCATCGGCGCCGGTGCAGAACAAGACGGCGACCACCCGTGGGCGCTGCGGCTCACCGGCTACACCCGCGCCCTGGAGGCCGCCGATGTCGCCGTCGACCCGACGCTCGCCGTGCCGTCGGTCATCGGGGCGGAGCCGTACTCGATGCGCAATGGCTACGAGTCGACCCGGGAGTGGCTGGCCGCCCGCCCCGCGGATGCCGAGCCGGTCACGGCGTTCGTCGGGGTCTGTGACGCGGTCGCGGTTGGGGCGGCGCGCGCGTTCCGCGAGGCTGGGCTGGTGATCCCGGACGATGTGTCACTCGTCGGCTTCGACGGCCTGGACCTCGCCGAGTTCCACAACCCACAGCTGACGACGATCGCCCAGCCGATCGCGGAGATAGCGCAGAGTTCGGCGCGCATCCTGGTGGCCACCATCGACGATCCGGACAGGGCCGTCGAGCAGGTCTGGATCCGGGGCCGCCTGATCGAGGGCGCCTCGGTCGCGTCGCTGCCCACGACTGACATGGCGGGCTCCGCACAGGTCGTCCACAGAGGCGCCAGGTAA
- a CDS encoding FKBP-type peptidyl-prolyl cis-trans isomerase, with the protein MKFRTPVLLALSALLALAGCSTPTATPESSPSASGSASAESTTGTTGTPPTVDRDPQGDLPTITFDGAGIPTMETTPTDPPADISVKTLKAGDGDEVAEGAYVKVNYAGFLWSDGSQFDSSYDRGESTSFSLNQVVDGWKYGLAGTRVGDQVQIVVPPVYGYGDQDSGTIPAGSTLVFVVDVLGSTAITTDALAAATATDAELPAGLTVEGDLGSQPSLVYADGSTAPAESQIIVLSEGAGAEITEADTVFYHMVGGDWGGETEVDWEVGYQQVPSANAIELLGKKVGSRVLLIYPADESNTEAQVLVLDLLASVPA; encoded by the coding sequence ATGAAGTTCCGGACCCCCGTCCTCCTGGCGCTTAGCGCCCTGCTGGCCCTCGCCGGTTGTTCCACCCCGACCGCGACCCCGGAGTCATCGCCGTCTGCGTCGGGCTCTGCCTCGGCGGAGTCGACGACGGGGACCACCGGCACCCCGCCGACCGTGGACCGCGACCCGCAGGGAGACCTGCCCACGATCACATTCGACGGCGCGGGCATCCCCACCATGGAGACGACCCCGACCGACCCTCCTGCTGACATCAGCGTCAAGACATTGAAGGCGGGCGACGGCGACGAGGTGGCCGAAGGCGCCTACGTCAAGGTGAACTACGCGGGCTTCCTCTGGAGCGACGGCTCACAGTTCGACTCGTCCTACGACCGTGGGGAGTCGACGAGCTTCTCGCTCAACCAGGTCGTCGACGGCTGGAAGTACGGGCTCGCCGGCACCAGGGTGGGCGACCAGGTCCAGATCGTCGTCCCGCCGGTCTACGGCTACGGCGACCAGGACAGCGGGACCATCCCCGCCGGCTCGACGCTCGTGTTCGTCGTCGATGTGCTCGGTTCCACCGCCATCACCACCGACGCGCTCGCCGCCGCGACGGCGACCGACGCCGAACTGCCCGCCGGCCTCACGGTCGAGGGCGACCTCGGCAGCCAGCCGAGCCTCGTCTACGCCGATGGCTCGACCGCGCCGGCAGAGTCCCAGATCATCGTCCTCTCAGAAGGCGCAGGCGCCGAGATCACCGAAGCCGACACCGTCTTCTACCACATGGTCGGCGGCGACTGGGGCGGCGAGACGGAGGTCGACTGGGAGGTCGGCTACCAGCAGGTCCCTAGCGCGAACGCCATCGAACTGCTCGGCAAGAAGGTCGGCTCCCGCGTGCTGCTGATCTACCCGGCCGATGAGTCCAACACCGAGGCCCAGGTGCTCGTCCTCGACCTCCTCGCGAGCGTGCCGGCCTGA
- a CDS encoding sugar-binding transcriptional regulator, with amino-acid sequence MSATSPEGETSRGIGRPRDLERLGAAHRRTLVTVAKAFHIDGRSRVEIADELGISRFKVARCLEEARRVGIVSITVMSSSPLPALSQELAHHLGLRRVRVVEVFGDTGNVRAAVGREAGTLLNEGLAEGEVLGIGWGRTLDTMFDDIDHLPAVEIVQLSGRFPGDVSNSAAQLTRRSVALTGGTSARVIRAPFFISDARQAHAARRHPNIASVVADFDRITTAVVGIGAVGTDALSMAYSAIPERFLQSVRASGSVGEVQGALFAADGHTVSSNSRHTLNITPRQLAKVPRVIAAAADPRKAAAVHAVCRSGILTDLVVDVELATALLGRSPVTETFHAARPATDD; translated from the coding sequence ATGTCTGCGACCTCCCCGGAGGGCGAGACCTCCCGCGGGATCGGGCGGCCCCGCGACCTCGAGCGACTGGGGGCGGCGCACCGTCGCACATTGGTGACGGTGGCGAAGGCGTTCCACATCGACGGCAGATCCCGCGTCGAGATCGCCGACGAGCTGGGCATCTCCAGGTTCAAGGTCGCGCGCTGCCTCGAGGAGGCCAGGCGGGTGGGCATCGTGTCGATCACTGTGATGTCCAGCAGCCCGCTGCCCGCACTCTCCCAGGAACTGGCCCACCACCTTGGCCTGCGGCGGGTCCGAGTCGTCGAGGTGTTCGGCGACACGGGCAATGTGAGGGCTGCGGTCGGCCGGGAGGCCGGAACGCTCCTCAACGAGGGGCTCGCGGAGGGCGAGGTGCTGGGCATCGGCTGGGGCCGGACGCTCGACACCATGTTCGACGACATCGACCACCTGCCCGCTGTGGAGATCGTGCAGTTGTCCGGCCGGTTCCCCGGAGACGTGAGCAACTCGGCCGCACAGCTGACGCGCCGCAGCGTCGCTCTCACCGGGGGGACGTCGGCGCGTGTCATCCGGGCGCCATTCTTCATCAGCGACGCCCGCCAGGCCCACGCCGCCCGCCGGCATCCGAACATCGCGTCGGTCGTCGCCGACTTCGACCGCATTACCACCGCGGTCGTCGGGATCGGCGCGGTCGGCACGGACGCCCTGTCGATGGCCTACTCCGCGATCCCGGAGCGCTTCCTGCAGAGTGTGCGGGCCTCCGGATCCGTGGGGGAGGTGCAGGGCGCACTGTTCGCGGCCGACGGCCACACCGTGAGCTCCAACAGCCGGCACACACTCAACATCACCCCTCGCCAGTTGGCGAAGGTGCCGCGGGTCATCGCGGCGGCCGCTGACCCACGGAAGGCGGCGGCCGTCCACGCCGTCTGCCGCTCCGGCATCCTCACCGACCTCGTCGTGGACGTCGAGTTGGCCACCGCGCTCCTGGGCCGGTCGCCCGTCACGGAGACGTTTCACGCGGCTCGTCCCGCGACCGACGACTGA
- a CDS encoding HAD-IIA family hydrolase, which yields MENIPLARPTELYDAYLFDLDGTIYLGEELLPGARRMIEELRRRDIPVRFLSNNPTKAPTQYAEKLERLGLPTALPDIANTVATMVNFLLANHRDAVVFPIAEQPLIDALEAAGIAMSDDPARIDIVIASYDRGFDYRKLQIAFDAIWFHKRAFLVATNPDRYCPFPGGRGEPDCAAIVAAIEACTGTTCRQIVGKPDPNMVTQALAGLDVDPARCVMVGDRLGTDIELAVRASMPSAMTLTGDSTLDDVAAAPVDHRPTYILERIDQLIPAHVWDELGWTADETHA from the coding sequence ATGGAGAACATCCCGCTCGCACGCCCGACAGAGCTGTACGACGCGTACCTCTTCGACCTGGACGGCACCATCTATCTGGGAGAGGAACTGCTCCCGGGTGCGCGACGCATGATCGAAGAACTCCGCCGCCGCGACATCCCGGTCCGCTTCCTGTCCAACAACCCGACCAAGGCGCCGACGCAGTACGCCGAGAAGCTGGAGCGGCTGGGGCTCCCCACCGCGCTGCCCGACATCGCGAACACGGTCGCGACCATGGTGAACTTCCTGCTCGCCAACCACCGCGACGCCGTGGTGTTCCCGATCGCGGAGCAGCCCCTCATCGACGCGCTTGAGGCGGCGGGCATCGCGATGAGCGACGACCCCGCCCGGATCGACATTGTGATCGCCTCGTACGACCGCGGCTTCGACTACCGCAAGCTGCAGATCGCCTTCGACGCCATCTGGTTCCACAAGCGGGCGTTCCTCGTCGCCACCAACCCCGACCGGTACTGCCCGTTCCCGGGCGGCCGGGGCGAGCCGGACTGTGCCGCCATCGTCGCCGCCATCGAGGCCTGCACCGGCACGACGTGCCGGCAGATCGTCGGCAAGCCCGACCCGAACATGGTCACGCAGGCCCTCGCCGGCCTCGACGTCGACCCGGCCCGGTGCGTCATGGTGGGGGACCGGCTCGGCACCGACATCGAGCTCGCTGTCCGCGCCTCGATGCCCTCGGCCATGACGCTGACCGGCGACTCCACCCTCGATGACGTGGCGGCCGCCCCCGTCGACCACCGCCCCACCTACATCCTCGAACGCATCGACCAGCTGATCCCCGCCCACGTGTGGGATGAACTCGGCTGGACCGCCGACGAGACGCACGCCTGA
- a CDS encoding LacI family DNA-binding transcriptional regulator, translating into MTSQPRPTQADVARLAGVSTATVSYILSGRSSRSTPASPETQQRVFDAMEQLGYNPQWAARALKRRPSGIVTVLTHVPLPTLSSELISQVQDLAGAREMETVFLQYSDDASLARQLRLVRGGLADALIVMGLENMAEATQSRLAALPIPVLAVANEAPPGLSLIRRHERAALIDLFAHLRRSGSQGVHYVTATPRVNRRVLDRRTAVVTEAAAITGVVPVLHRVAVAPDPVQARAILDGISVDGTQAVVCQSDRMAITLACVARNAGIAVPGALRIAGMGNIAEGALTQPSLTTVGVRDPDYRSVIGHLLDRAEDPTIAPETFDTPWELLVRDSA; encoded by the coding sequence ATGACCAGTCAGCCACGGCCCACCCAGGCCGACGTCGCACGCCTCGCCGGCGTTTCGACCGCTACGGTCAGCTACATCCTCAGCGGACGGTCCAGCCGGTCGACGCCAGCGTCGCCTGAGACGCAGCAGCGGGTCTTCGACGCGATGGAGCAGCTCGGCTACAACCCGCAGTGGGCAGCGAGGGCCCTCAAACGACGTCCGAGCGGCATCGTGACGGTCCTGACCCATGTTCCGCTGCCTACCCTCTCCAGCGAACTGATCAGTCAGGTGCAGGACCTGGCCGGTGCGAGGGAGATGGAGACCGTGTTCCTCCAGTACAGCGACGACGCGAGCCTGGCCCGCCAGTTGCGGCTCGTCCGCGGCGGCCTCGCCGACGCCCTCATCGTCATGGGCCTGGAGAACATGGCCGAGGCGACACAGTCGCGGCTGGCTGCCCTTCCCATCCCTGTCCTGGCTGTGGCCAACGAGGCTCCGCCGGGGCTGTCGCTGATCCGACGGCATGAGAGGGCGGCGCTCATCGACCTCTTCGCGCATCTGCGCCGCTCCGGCTCCCAGGGCGTGCACTATGTGACAGCCACGCCGCGGGTCAACCGTCGCGTGCTCGACCGCAGGACCGCGGTGGTGACCGAGGCCGCCGCCATAACCGGCGTCGTGCCTGTGCTGCATCGGGTCGCCGTCGCGCCTGATCCCGTTCAGGCGAGGGCGATCCTCGACGGCATCTCCGTGGACGGTACCCAGGCGGTCGTCTGCCAGTCCGACCGGATGGCCATCACCCTGGCCTGCGTCGCGCGCAACGCCGGGATCGCCGTGCCGGGAGCCCTGCGCATCGCCGGCATGGGCAACATCGCCGAGGGGGCATTGACCCAGCCGTCGCTCACGACCGTGGGCGTGCGCGATCCCGACTACCGGTCCGTCATCGGCCACCTTCTCGACCGCGCCGAGGACCCGACCATCGCGCCAGAGACGTTCGACACACCCTGGGAGCTTCTCGTCCGCGACTCGGCCTGA
- a CDS encoding PLP-dependent transferase: MAYRPETLAVHAGQESADSATNARAVPIYQTTSFVFDDAQHAADLFALRTPGNIYSRIMNPTQNVLEERITALEGGVGALATASGAAAVTYSVLNLTYAGDNIVALATLYGGTYALFAHTLSQFGIEARFVDPARPQDLHKYVDDRTKLVFGETVGNPALNVIDLDAWSEAAHSLGLPFIVDNTVPTPHLTRAFDHGVDVVVHAATKYLGGHGTSLGGLIVDSGKFDWAAHSDRFPGSPAPTPPTTAPSGRRRRAPPPTSSGPAPSCSATPARRSRRSTRS; this comes from the coding sequence ATGGCATACCGCCCCGAGACGCTCGCCGTCCACGCCGGCCAGGAGTCGGCCGATTCCGCCACGAACGCCCGCGCCGTGCCGATCTACCAGACCACCAGCTTCGTCTTCGACGACGCCCAGCATGCCGCCGACCTGTTCGCGCTGCGTACCCCGGGCAACATCTACTCGCGCATCATGAACCCGACGCAGAACGTGCTCGAGGAGCGGATCACCGCCCTCGAGGGTGGCGTCGGGGCGCTGGCCACCGCGTCAGGGGCCGCCGCCGTCACCTACTCGGTGCTCAACCTGACCTACGCCGGGGACAACATCGTGGCGCTGGCCACCCTGTACGGCGGCACCTACGCACTGTTCGCGCACACGCTGTCGCAGTTCGGTATCGAGGCCCGCTTCGTCGACCCGGCCCGCCCGCAGGACCTGCACAAGTATGTCGATGACAGGACGAAGCTGGTCTTCGGGGAGACCGTCGGCAATCCGGCCCTCAACGTGATCGACCTCGACGCCTGGTCGGAGGCCGCGCACAGCCTCGGCCTGCCGTTCATCGTCGACAACACCGTGCCCACGCCGCACCTGACCCGCGCCTTCGACCACGGCGTCGACGTCGTGGTGCACGCCGCCACCAAGTACCTGGGTGGCCACGGCACGTCACTCGGCGGCCTCATCGTCGACTCCGGAAAGTTCGACTGGGCGGCCCACTCCGACCGGTTCCCGGGCTCACCCGCCCCGACGCCGCCTACCACGGCGCCGTCTGGACGGAGGCGGCGGGCGCCGCCGCCTACATCATCCGGGCCCGCACCGTCCTGCTCCGCAACACCGGCGCGGCGATCGCGCCGCTCAACGCGTTCCTGA
- a CDS encoding PLP-dependent transferase, whose protein sequence is MQGIETLHLRMERHSSNALKVAEFLEGHEKVSWVNYPGLASSPSYEIAQRVLKGGFGGLVSFGLAGGREAGVALVSGLKLFSHLANIGDAKSLVIHNASTTHSQLSDEELVAAGVPAEMVRLSIGIENVDDIIEDLAAALDQL, encoded by the coding sequence CTGCAGGGCATCGAGACGCTGCACCTGCGGATGGAGCGTCACAGCAGCAACGCGCTGAAGGTGGCGGAGTTCCTCGAGGGACACGAGAAGGTCTCCTGGGTGAACTACCCGGGCCTCGCTTCCAGCCCCTCGTACGAGATCGCCCAGCGGGTGCTCAAGGGCGGCTTCGGCGGCCTGGTGTCGTTCGGGCTGGCCGGCGGCCGCGAGGCGGGGGTGGCGCTGGTCAGCGGGCTGAAGCTGTTCAGCCACCTGGCCAACATCGGAGACGCGAAGTCCTTGGTGATCCACAACGCGTCGACGACGCACTCGCAGCTCAGCGACGAGGAGCTCGTCGCCGCCGGGGTGCCCGCGGAGATGGTGCGTCTGTCGATCGGCATCGAGAACGTCGACGACATCATCGAGGACCTCGCGGCGGCCCTGGACCAGCTCTGA
- a CDS encoding VIT1/CCC1 transporter family protein, with amino-acid sequence MSSAADSQRSLISRVTELVLGDRAAANRRLVEGYREQGISESTAELIVADLSSEAAVRAHLHQDYGLDEDEVLNPGHAAYASAIAFLAGALLPLLTIILLPIAWRIPITIVAVIIALAVTGGLGAKLGGAPIRPAIGRVVVGGAIALVVTWGIGSLLGVVVG; translated from the coding sequence GTGTCGAGCGCGGCCGACTCGCAGCGCTCCCTCATCTCGAGGGTCACGGAGCTCGTGCTCGGTGACCGCGCGGCCGCGAACCGGCGCCTGGTCGAGGGCTACCGGGAGCAGGGCATCTCGGAGAGCACCGCGGAACTGATCGTGGCCGACCTGTCGAGCGAGGCTGCCGTCCGCGCCCACCTGCACCAGGACTACGGCCTGGACGAGGACGAGGTGCTGAACCCCGGCCACGCCGCCTACGCCTCGGCGATCGCGTTCCTGGCCGGCGCGCTCCTGCCGCTCCTCACGATCATTCTGCTTCCCATCGCGTGGCGCATCCCCATCACGATCGTCGCCGTCATCATCGCGCTGGCGGTCACCGGCGGGCTGGGAGCGAAGCTGGGCGGCGCCCCGATCCGTCCGGCCATCGGACGGGTGGTCGTCGGTGGCGCGATCGCGCTGGTCGTCACCTGGGGGATCGGCAGCCTGCTGGGCGTCGTCGTCGGCTGA
- a CDS encoding VOC family protein yields the protein MSHFTAFSVTMDAADPAAQGRFWAEALGYVLEPPPPPHETWEETLISWGLPEERWNDASAIVDPTGVGPRVFIQKVPEPKSAKNRVHLDVRVSTDRTDKDRERMLARADELVAIGATLVRVVDDNFMGYWIVMSDPEGNEFCLV from the coding sequence ATGAGCCATTTCACTGCGTTCAGCGTCACGATGGACGCCGCGGACCCGGCCGCACAGGGGCGCTTCTGGGCCGAGGCGCTCGGCTACGTCCTCGAGCCGCCCCCTCCCCCGCACGAGACGTGGGAGGAGACGCTGATCAGCTGGGGCCTGCCGGAGGAGCGCTGGAACGACGCGTCGGCGATCGTCGATCCCACCGGTGTCGGACCCCGGGTGTTCATCCAGAAAGTGCCCGAGCCGAAGTCGGCCAAGAACCGCGTGCACCTCGACGTCCGGGTCAGCACGGACCGCACCGACAAGGACCGGGAGAGGATGCTGGCCCGCGCCGACGAACTGGTCGCCATCGGCGCGACGCTCGTGCGGGTCGTCGACGACAACTTCATGGGCTACTGGATCGTGATGTCCGACCCGGAGGGCAACGAGTTCTGCCTCGTCTGA